One Anaerobacillus alkaliphilus genomic region harbors:
- a CDS encoding tetratricopeptide repeat protein, with protein sequence MTFKIANIEEIVSLSKDMKYDQALNRIVQIVKGVRTHNELKALTQAIKEDELLPLLRVLDASLMSRYSSLLVKLVNRQRKSSFTQILQCHELIYAGKYLEAEKQLKEMISNQSIETKVLERAYWALAHGLIEMKRFGEANYYLLELEKNATEPLYDRWGFYYYQKGDWETARDYFLEGIEHDPKPQFCFSLLQALYLAEGKQGEALSLIEKGIAHVPYYLPLRLEKAKRLKELGEWEEFLQALSDLEEITPYHDYQNYFQYSRAQIYYDTAKYQEFEAVITKRPKLFKEGPYQVRETYDKEKIKLQRTNVVVQKYNYCVPATLSMILDRYELNKSQEEIAQSIFQINGSRLTVAVDYLTKLEMSCQFFFGTVENYQRLIDLGVSIIVCLDYPNSSHVQLVKGFDDNLNAFYFQDPNFLEPFFVTYVDFEKHYGNNQCLSIAVIPNGEKQKLSLLNEAEHQLVGNMYEFSDRMEKNDPIAVKDFEKFISLENSLYALGYVVKFFGKNDSDEKLLTDTCKKILELQPDSDYFKLIIAYAFARANKYKEAKAILTTVKNKNVHLYHFLLGRMAYDLDDYIEASSHFYEALKVESDHYDTWSYLALCSYYENDQQKALEYSEISLDINRSDIWNRMNHGFMLFNEERYTEARSLYSELVKEYKHHSHAWYERARCDQNMGRFHQALRGFHVAKRLDPHMSYPYTEIASIYADHFDDSELAMIELQEGFANCSPTDYALLMTLGDLYVAQEMYSQARACYEKVIEHHVDESSPILSYVKVVYELDGREVALAFLKEETKRFQLDASFMLDAGEWLYQQASGVEDELQALEWLESGLSIGPNNLEYSWNLYVNLVENTPYNERARLFLQGQLASDYPDDVNLMCYIGCLYETADKLDVAEEWFSKAMENEEANTFPYYRLGEMYYHQEDYQKAEPFYQKCLELDEDFTVAYFRLSYIEKLNERPENEFDYLFIVLKKAPDDLVLDYFFQLTEQVGKLDVVESYLEGIQGEVAEIWRLQTLAFIAGLRGDGAREALLLETALAIEPESEPILSHYASVCHKLQLYDEAVDLTLKLLSTDSQNENLHGILVGSLVEKQRLELLAELLMEIELSDPDKSAVFMHAGNAVVQQMIELKQELTGVQLEDFDRIIIDLYKRSYELNPDNGTGVHWLCEYYVHHGAGREMAKKELLNYLQDGWNFDLAFFFGYFTLEYWDPSNRDQYEQAVELLVRCLEEGRELGAIHNNLGQLLLNLARVEEALVHVDQAIAIEPDLCNPYYVKSRIFEHIGDYEQMEEWARQTLQVDADYLQAYTQLSIAVHLQGRTEEAIEYTQQLLERDPSNLNAHYNMACFLSVIGQVKEASEHLQFVTTSEDDDRHYYLELAESDPDLDNLKKMS encoded by the coding sequence ATGACATTCAAAATAGCAAATATAGAGGAAATAGTTTCTTTAAGTAAAGACATGAAGTACGATCAAGCATTGAATAGAATCGTGCAAATAGTCAAAGGGGTAAGAACCCATAACGAACTTAAAGCACTAACACAAGCGATTAAGGAAGACGAATTACTACCACTTCTTCGTGTTTTGGATGCTAGCTTAATGAGTCGATATAGTAGTTTACTAGTGAAATTGGTGAACCGTCAGAGGAAAAGCTCTTTTACGCAAATCCTTCAATGTCACGAATTAATCTATGCTGGCAAATATCTTGAAGCAGAGAAACAGTTAAAAGAGATGATCTCTAATCAGTCTATAGAAACTAAAGTGTTAGAACGTGCTTATTGGGCACTTGCTCATGGATTAATAGAAATGAAACGATTTGGCGAGGCCAATTACTACTTATTAGAACTTGAAAAAAATGCTACTGAACCTCTATACGATCGATGGGGTTTTTATTACTATCAAAAAGGAGATTGGGAAACGGCGAGGGATTATTTTTTAGAGGGAATAGAGCATGACCCAAAGCCGCAGTTCTGCTTTAGTTTATTGCAAGCACTTTACCTAGCTGAAGGGAAGCAAGGTGAGGCTTTGTCATTAATTGAAAAAGGAATTGCCCATGTACCGTACTATTTACCGCTACGTCTTGAGAAGGCCAAACGTTTAAAGGAGTTAGGGGAATGGGAAGAGTTTCTCCAGGCTCTCAGCGATCTTGAGGAAATTACTCCGTATCATGATTATCAGAATTACTTTCAATATTCGCGGGCGCAAATTTATTATGATACTGCTAAATATCAAGAATTTGAAGCGGTTATAACAAAACGGCCAAAGTTATTTAAAGAAGGCCCATATCAAGTAAGAGAAACCTATGATAAAGAGAAAATTAAACTTCAACGGACAAATGTAGTTGTTCAAAAATATAACTATTGTGTTCCCGCTACACTTTCGATGATTTTAGATCGATACGAGTTAAATAAGAGTCAGGAAGAGATTGCACAATCAATTTTTCAAATTAATGGGTCACGTTTAACGGTTGCTGTTGATTACTTAACAAAGCTAGAAATGAGTTGCCAGTTCTTTTTTGGCACGGTGGAAAATTACCAGAGACTCATAGACCTTGGTGTGTCGATTATCGTTTGTTTAGATTATCCGAATTCTTCGCACGTACAATTGGTTAAGGGGTTTGACGATAATTTGAACGCATTTTACTTCCAAGATCCGAATTTTCTTGAGCCGTTTTTTGTGACATATGTTGATTTCGAAAAGCATTATGGTAATAATCAATGTTTATCAATTGCGGTCATTCCCAATGGAGAAAAACAAAAGCTTTCTCTCCTAAATGAGGCAGAACATCAGCTAGTTGGGAACATGTATGAATTTTCCGATCGGATGGAAAAGAATGATCCAATAGCTGTAAAAGATTTTGAGAAGTTTATTAGCTTAGAAAATTCATTATATGCGCTGGGATATGTGGTGAAATTCTTTGGAAAAAATGATAGTGACGAAAAACTTCTAACTGACACTTGCAAAAAAATCCTTGAACTTCAGCCTGATTCAGACTACTTCAAGCTCATTATTGCTTATGCCTTCGCACGTGCAAATAAATATAAAGAAGCAAAAGCCATTTTGACGACTGTGAAAAATAAGAACGTTCATTTGTACCATTTTTTACTTGGAAGAATGGCGTACGATTTAGATGATTACATTGAAGCTAGTAGTCATTTTTACGAGGCGTTAAAGGTGGAAAGTGACCATTATGATACGTGGTCATACTTAGCTCTATGTTCATACTACGAGAATGATCAGCAAAAAGCGTTAGAGTACTCGGAAATTTCCCTTGATATTAATCGCAGTGATATCTGGAACCGAATGAACCACGGGTTTATGTTATTTAACGAAGAGAGATATACAGAAGCTAGATCGCTTTATAGTGAACTAGTAAAAGAGTATAAACATCATAGTCATGCATGGTACGAGCGAGCTCGTTGTGATCAAAATATGGGGCGCTTTCATCAAGCATTACGGGGGTTCCATGTTGCGAAGCGCTTAGACCCACACATGTCTTACCCATATACTGAAATAGCTAGTATTTACGCCGATCATTTCGATGATAGTGAGCTTGCAATGATAGAGCTTCAGGAGGGTTTTGCTAACTGCAGTCCGACAGACTATGCGTTGCTAATGACACTCGGGGATCTTTATGTTGCTCAAGAAATGTACAGTCAGGCAAGAGCTTGTTATGAAAAAGTAATTGAGCATCATGTGGACGAAAGCTCGCCGATCTTATCCTATGTCAAGGTTGTTTATGAGCTGGATGGAAGAGAAGTAGCGCTAGCTTTTTTGAAAGAGGAAACGAAGCGATTTCAGTTAGATGCCTCATTTATGCTCGATGCAGGCGAATGGCTATATCAACAGGCCTCAGGTGTAGAGGATGAACTGCAGGCTTTGGAGTGGTTAGAGTCTGGGCTTTCAATTGGGCCAAACAACTTAGAGTACAGCTGGAATCTCTATGTAAATCTAGTGGAGAACACTCCATACAATGAAAGAGCGCGTTTGTTTTTACAGGGTCAGTTGGCTAGTGACTATCCAGATGATGTAAATTTGATGTGTTATATTGGCTGTCTATATGAGACGGCTGACAAGCTTGATGTAGCTGAGGAATGGTTTAGCAAAGCGATGGAAAACGAAGAGGCAAATACATTTCCCTATTATCGACTAGGAGAGATGTATTATCATCAAGAAGACTATCAGAAAGCAGAGCCTTTCTATCAGAAGTGCTTAGAGTTAGATGAGGATTTTACAGTGGCGTATTTTCGCTTATCTTATATTGAAAAATTAAACGAGCGCCCTGAAAATGAATTTGATTACCTATTTATAGTTTTGAAAAAAGCTCCAGATGATTTAGTCTTGGACTATTTCTTTCAGCTGACTGAGCAAGTAGGGAAATTAGATGTCGTTGAGAGTTATTTAGAAGGCATTCAAGGTGAGGTGGCGGAGATTTGGCGCTTACAGACATTAGCGTTTATTGCTGGGTTACGAGGAGACGGAGCCCGTGAGGCTTTGTTACTTGAAACGGCATTAGCGATTGAGCCAGAGAGTGAACCGATTTTGAGCCATTATGCTTCCGTTTGTCATAAGCTACAGCTGTATGATGAAGCTGTAGATTTAACTTTGAAGTTGCTTTCAACTGATAGTCAAAATGAGAATTTACACGGTATACTGGTTGGTTCGTTAGTTGAAAAACAGCGTTTGGAATTGCTCGCGGAATTACTTATGGAAATAGAACTTTCTGATCCAGACAAAAGTGCTGTTTTTATGCATGCAGGAAATGCTGTTGTTCAGCAAATGATTGAATTAAAGCAAGAGTTAACGGGTGTTCAGCTCGAAGATTTTGATAGAATTATCATAGATTTATACAAACGATCTTACGAGTTGAATCCGGACAACGGCACCGGTGTTCATTGGCTTTGTGAGTATTACGTTCATCATGGGGCTGGACGAGAGATGGCGAAGAAAGAACTGTTGAATTATCTGCAAGATGGTTGGAATTTTGATTTGGCATTTTTCTTTGGTTATTTTACGCTCGAATATTGGGACCCATCGAACAGAGATCAATACGAACAAGCAGTAGAATTATTGGTTCGTTGTCTTGAAGAAGGTCGAGAGCTTGGGGCAATTCATAACAATCTTGGACAGCTACTCTTAAATCTCGCTCGAGTGGAGGAAGCTTTAGTTCATGTTGATCAAGCCATTGCAATTGAACCGGATCTATGTAATCCCTATTATGTGAAAAGTCGTATTTTTGAACATATAGGTGATTACGAACAAATGGAAGAGTGGGCAAGGCAGACATTACAGGTGGATGCAGACTATCTTCAAGCATATACGCAGCTGAGTATCGCGGTTCACCTTCAGGGCAGAACAGAGGAAGCAATTGAGTATACGCAACAATTGCTTGAGCGTGATCCATCGAACTTAAACGCTCATTACAATATGGCGTGCTTCTTGTCAGTTATTGGTCAAGTAAAGGAAGCATCTGAACATTTGCAGTTTGTTACAACAAGTGAAGATGACGATCGTCATTATTATTTAGAATTGGCTGAAAGTGATCCTGACTTGGATAATTTAAAGAAAATGAGCTAG